From Candidatus Manganitrophus morganii, the proteins below share one genomic window:
- a CDS encoding CHC2 zinc finger domain-containing protein, with amino-acid sequence MKEGGVNAFEEVKRRVDIVGLVEKWTSQAARRSGKNYSLPQCPFCRGHGCFSITPDKQLFNCFQCPGKTGGDIFDFLCKLRGCDKRAALEEMAREAGYPLPLLRSSKRDIREEIMAQAKQDWNLPEAEEAWEYLTHERHLSSEVLKAHDVGFIGNRSRLTGILKKKGFSYEEIKNSGILTKGYGTFYEILFGWRAFNGTLAAFVAGATRARLKSLKPEEEDDYPKYKNSINFHVDSPYNLYYAKRWVPEDGSLVIVEGILDCLQMLSQGLQNTAALGGTTLKEGFGQALEATRFQRLIVLLDSDPSGKKAVSPLIRYLIQKHPRFALYVTEITAPDPNDGTRTIKDPDELIVKLGAEVIKKVIRHPVKAGPWLVLAMRDQYDLKNTLDRDRGFQEVASLWPYFSDEVERKEILRYLADASQLPQEDIRKTIEKVSKGRYADETDGRREFLSENRPQERAEQTDSAESKMAEIQKRSKEIKEKNQLLTKRNQILSQAYISFVSHAKELSKAGLLWHVNRLTEGHLKLLKELRRDPMKAKEMIGQIKDIFEASRLNNLERINMEIERLCRENEIEVGGGTNAEAKGSCSD; translated from the coding sequence ATGAAAGAAGGGGGTGTCAATGCGTTTGAGGAGGTGAAAAGAAGAGTCGATATTGTCGGCCTGGTCGAGAAATGGACGTCGCAGGCCGCACGAAGATCAGGAAAGAATTACTCCCTTCCTCAATGTCCTTTCTGCCGGGGTCATGGCTGCTTTTCCATCACCCCTGACAAACAGCTCTTCAATTGTTTCCAATGCCCCGGGAAAACCGGTGGAGACATCTTCGATTTCCTCTGCAAACTCAGAGGCTGCGATAAGCGCGCCGCCCTGGAAGAAATGGCACGGGAAGCGGGATATCCGCTCCCTCTTTTACGATCATCCAAGCGGGATATTCGCGAAGAGATCATGGCGCAGGCGAAACAGGATTGGAATCTTCCGGAGGCGGAGGAGGCATGGGAGTACCTGACGCATGAGAGACATCTTTCTTCAGAAGTATTGAAGGCGCACGATGTCGGTTTTATCGGTAATCGTTCCAGACTCACCGGGATTCTGAAGAAAAAGGGGTTCAGTTATGAGGAAATTAAAAATTCAGGGATCCTCACGAAAGGGTATGGAACATTCTACGAGATTCTCTTCGGCTGGCGCGCTTTCAACGGAACTCTGGCCGCTTTCGTCGCCGGGGCCACGAGAGCCCGCCTGAAGAGTTTAAAGCCGGAAGAGGAGGACGATTATCCGAAGTATAAAAACAGCATCAACTTTCATGTCGATTCTCCTTACAACCTTTATTATGCCAAAAGGTGGGTCCCCGAAGATGGGTCTCTGGTCATAGTGGAGGGAATCCTCGATTGCCTTCAGATGTTATCGCAGGGGCTTCAAAACACAGCCGCCCTCGGGGGCACGACGTTAAAAGAAGGATTCGGACAGGCGCTGGAGGCGACACGGTTTCAGCGGCTCATCGTTTTATTGGACAGTGACCCATCGGGGAAGAAAGCGGTCTCGCCGCTCATTCGATATCTCATCCAGAAACATCCGAGGTTCGCGTTATACGTTACCGAGATTACGGCGCCCGATCCGAATGACGGGACCCGGACGATCAAAGACCCTGATGAGCTGATCGTCAAGCTTGGAGCCGAGGTGATCAAAAAAGTGATCCGGCATCCGGTGAAGGCGGGGCCGTGGCTGGTCCTAGCGATGAGGGACCAGTACGATCTGAAGAACACCCTCGATCGTGATCGGGGATTCCAGGAGGTCGCCTCTTTATGGCCCTATTTCTCGGATGAAGTCGAACGAAAGGAGATACTCCGCTACTTAGCGGATGCTTCCCAGCTTCCGCAGGAAGATATTCGAAAAACCATTGAGAAGGTTTCCAAGGGGCGATATGCGGACGAGACGGATGGAAGACGCGAATTCCTTTCCGAGAACCGGCCTCAGGAGAGAGCCGAACAAACCGACTCGGCCGAATCCAAAATGGCGGAAATTCAAAAACGATCCAAAGAGATCAAAGAGAAGAATCAACTCCTCACGAAAAGGAATCAGATTCTCTCTCAGGCATATATCTCGTTCGTCTCGCATGCCAAAGAGCTGTCGAAAGCCGGTCTCCTCTGGCACGTCAATCGCTTAACGGAGGGGCATTTGAAACTTCTAAAGGAGCTTCGGCGAGATCCGATGAAAGCCAAAGAAATGATCGGACAGATAAAAGATATTTTCGAGGCGTCACGGCTCAATAATCTCGAGCGCATCAACATGGAGATCGAGAGGTTATGCAGAGAGAACGAGATTGAGGTGGGGGGGGGAACCAATGCCGAAGCAAAAGGGAGTTGTTCTGACTAA
- a CDS encoding Fic family protein — MNFLNNLDPDIRDALIVQLRNLWTHTTTALEGNSLTLEETAFVIREGLAIKGKPVKDHQEVIGHAKAIDLLYDLLRRNTSLTEKDLFLLHKAVQTNVVVDIFKPVGAWKKEPNGTNAVINNQQVVINFASPEDVPYLMKEWIGSLNSRMAENLSEMAALSAYVDLHVSLVRIHPFFDGNGRMARLLANVPVLKSGYPPIIIPNESRLEYIRFLSEYDFEVGTVKKGKPLLPEPDKLVEFKSFCANAWGTTKLLFERAHQEQRKRGKSK, encoded by the coding sequence GTGAACTTTCTAAATAACCTTGATCCGGATATCCGCGATGCCCTCATCGTCCAGCTGAGGAACCTCTGGACCCACACAACGACTGCGCTGGAGGGAAATTCTCTCACGCTGGAAGAGACGGCTTTCGTCATCCGCGAAGGGCTTGCGATCAAAGGAAAGCCGGTGAAGGATCACCAGGAAGTCATCGGCCATGCAAAAGCGATCGACCTTCTCTATGACTTGCTTCGGCGTAACACATCCCTTACCGAAAAGGATTTGTTCTTGCTCCATAAGGCGGTTCAGACGAATGTCGTCGTGGATATCTTCAAACCGGTCGGCGCGTGGAAGAAGGAGCCGAACGGAACCAATGCGGTGATCAACAATCAGCAGGTAGTCATTAACTTCGCTTCACCTGAAGATGTACCCTACCTGATGAAAGAATGGATCGGCTCGCTGAATAGCCGGATGGCTGAAAATCTCTCAGAGATGGCCGCTCTTTCCGCTTATGTCGATCTTCATGTTTCCTTAGTTCGAATTCACCCCTTCTTCGATGGGAACGGCAGAATGGCGAGACTTCTGGCCAATGTGCCGGTCTTAAAATCAGGCTATCCTCCGATCATCATCCCCAATGAAAGCCGGTTGGAATATATCCGGTTTCTTTCCGAATATGATTTTGAGGTCGGAACGGTGAAGAAAGGGAAGCCGCTCCTTCCGGAGCCCGATAAATTGGTGGAATTTAAATCCTTTTGCGCAAATGCTTGGGGAACTACGAAGCTACTGTTTGAGCGGGCTCATCAAGAACAGCGAAAAAGAGGAAAATCAAAATAG